AAAGGGTGGTGTGGAACGAGCCGTGCGTGGCGCCATGCGGCCGTTCGCAGTTCCAGCCGCCGTCTTCCATCTGCTGGCCGAGCAGGTGCGTCACGATCTGGGGGACGCGCTCATCCCGACACTGGAAGTAGCTGAGCAGCGCCAACACCATGCCGGTCACGCACGTCTCACTGAACTTGTACGACTTGAAGAAGTTGATGCCACCGTCGCGGTAGAATCCCTGTTCCAACAACAGCATACAGCCCACCCGGGCCTGCGCGTTGTCCGGCGGCAGGCCCAGGTGGCGCAGCGTCAAGAGGGTGTAGGTGGTGGAAATCCACTTTGGCGAATAAAGCCCGCCGCCCCAGGTGCCGGCCGCGTCCTGCTGAGCCAACAACTGCGCGCCCCAGCCCGTCAGCGCGACCTGCGCCCGGTCCGCGGCCCAGAGCGCGGGTGGTTCATCCAACAGATCCCGGCGAGTCTGCCAGCGAACGGCCGGATCGCCCGCCAGCAGCCAGTCAATCACCGCTGCATCTGCACCTTCCATTGGAATTCTCCTTTCGCCATCAGCAGTTCCAAATGTAGCCATCCATGTGACTGGCCAGCGCCAGGCCGTCCTGGTGGGCGCGACGCGTCCCGTAGGGACACCTGACCTTAGCCATCCATCATCGCACGAGCCGTATCCGTCCCGTAGGGACGGTTGAATCCATCCCCCGCGGTCGTGGTATAGCGACGGATTGCGCTCGGGGCGGCCTCATTCAATCGTCCCTACGGGACGACGGGTGTGGGGGGGCATCGCTCGCTCAAGTCAAGGTGCCCCTACGGGGCGCCGCATTTCCAAATGTAGCTCTCCAACGCCCACAATCCCTCTTGCTGCCCACCTATCTCGGGGATTTTGGGCCAAAACCGCCCGAATGAGGAGCGCAGGCCCATTTACGGGCAGCCATTCCGTTCACATTTACGTTAGGCTCAAATGACCCTCGGGATGTAGAATAGGGCGACGATCTTCGTTTCGGCCAGCAGCTCCCGCCGGATTTGGCAATCCGGCGGCCACGGCGAGGATTTGGCAATCCCAGCCGAGCAAATGGTCCAAACGAAGATCATCACCTAGAATAGCGTATGACGCAGCATCCCAGGAGGAGCACATGGAATCTGAAGCCATTGCCCGCTTACAGACCAAAGAAGCGGGGGAAGCCATCATCGAACGTATCCAGCGCGATTTTCAGTTGGCGCCGCTGGTGGCGCGCACCTTGCTCGAGCAGTTGCGCCGTTATGACGAGGACTACTATCCCCAACGGCGTGAGAACGGCCAGTTGACCTACCTGGCCGTGAGTAAGGCCAGTCCGGCGGGCCAGAAGCTGACCGCATGCCAGCGGGTGGCCGTGAAGTTGACGTTGCACAGCCCGGATGATTTGATCGCCTTGGGCACTGGCGTCGCGGCGCTGCGGCAGCAGCGGCTCTTACGGCTCACCGAAGAGGCTGAGGCGCAAGGCGGGCTGCTCAGCCACGAAGACCTGGCCTGTTTGCTGTGCAGCAGTCTGGCGACGATCAAACGCGACGTGCATGAACTGCGGCAGCAAGATCTGCGGGTCCCGACACGCGGCCAAGTCAAAGACATCGGCAAGGGCGTCAGTCACAAGGTGCAGATCGTCGGTGATTATCTCGCCGGTTACACCTTCAGCGAGATCGAGCGTCGGCGGCATCACAGCATCGGCGCCATTCGGCGCTATTGCGACGACTTCGTGCGCATCATCCGCTTGCAGGCGCAGCACTTGGATCGCGCCGCCATCCGGAGCGCCACCGGGCTGTCTGAACGCCTGATTCAGGAGTACCTGACGCTGTATCAACAATGCCCGGCGGCCAACGACCGCTTGCAGATCCTGCTCGGCACGCCCGACGCGGCCACGGCCACGCCGGCCGAGATTAAAAGGGGGCGTTTGATCCCATGAAAACCCAAACCAGTACGCCTGAAACGCGCTGGGCCAAACGCTCCTTGCACCAGCAGTTGCTCCACAAGTTCCTCAACGAGTACGGTTACGAGCGCGGCCCCGTCGTGGCGCACGCGATCATCGCCGATATTCTGACGCTGGTGGAGCAGGCCTACGCTACCGATCTGCCGCCCCGTCATGTCTACTGGCCCGCGGTGGCGGTGGCATCGGGGCCACGGGCAAAACGCCCGAGATTCGCGACCTGGTGCATGTCCGCCTGCACCTGGTCACCGACGCAGAGGTAGCGCTGCTCAGTGCTGATCAGGGCGTCGATCAGCCGCCGGCGCGCCGCACCTTCAACCAGCAACGCTTTGTCCGCTGGTGTCAGGAGGCGTATGACCAAGGGGGCGTCCTGACCCTCTTGGATTTGTCGTTGCTCAGCGGTCTGGCCGAGTCCTACGCGGGTCAGTTGCTGCGCCAATATGAGCAAGAACATGCCATGACCGTGCCGATCCGTGGTACAGTGCATGATATCGGCCCCTCGGTGTCGCACAAGGCCGAGGTGATCCGCCGTTATCTGCGTGGGCAATCGCCAGCCGACATTGCCCGCGAACTTAACCACTCGCAGCACGCCGTAGATCGCTACATCAAGGACTACGAAGTCACCCGCACCCTCGCGCAGAAGTTCCCGCTGCACGAGATTCCGGCGCTCGCGAAGCACGCCGCGTCACTCGTGCGGGAACACGTCCAGTTGATCCGCGAGTATGAACCCAACTTGGTCTTCTACTCGCCTGAACCGGCGGTGGCCGCACAAGCGGCCGCCTGAGCGCCCCGAGGCTCATTTGACCTTATTTGGAATTCCTGTTTCGCCATACCCCCCGTTGACGCACCGAAGCATGATTTGCCGCAGACGGCGTGACATGCCCAACCCGTAGGTCACGCCTCCGGCGTGACGACGCCCTCCGCCACAGGGCTTGCTTCCTTTGTCCAACATCGTCCGGCCAGGAGGCCGGACCTACAGCGGCTTGCCCGACGATGGATGGACCAGCCAGCCAGCGCAAGGGGATTCGGCGCCCAGGGTCTCACGTCAGCTCGCGGCCGCCGGTGATGTTGTAGGCCTGCCCGGTGATGAAACTGGCCTCGTCCGACGCCAGCCAGGCCACCAGGTGCGCCACATCCGCGGCTGTGCCCAGGCGGCCCACGGGGATGCGGGCGACCTGGGCTTGAACCACATCCTCGTAGGGTCGGCCCGTGACCTGCGCTTCCAACTGCAACCCCCACTGCTTGAACGCCGTGTCAATGTCGCCGGGCAGCACCGCGTTGACGGTGATGCCGAACGACGCCACCTCCTGCGCCAACGATTCGCCCAGCGCGATGATGGCCGCCTTGCTGGCCGCGTACGCGCTCATGTAGATCCGGGGTCTGCGCGCGGCCAGCGACGACATGTTGATGATGCGCCCGCCGCGGCCGCCCTGGATCATCGCGGGCAGCGCGGCCTTGCAGCACAGGAATGTACCGGTGGCGTTGATCTCCAGCGTGCGTCGCCAGGCCTCTTCGGCCATCTGCGCCACCGGCGCCGGGCCGATGGTCGCGCCCGCGTTGTTCACCAGGATGTCAATGCGGCCAAAAGTTTGCATGGTTGCGGTGATCATCTCTGCCACGGACGCCGCCTGCGTCACATCCACGCGCAGCGGCAGGCAACGCACACCGAGAGCCGCAATCTCTTGCGCCACGGCCAGCATCTCCTCCCACTGCCCGGAACCGCCGTGCAGCAGCGTGGATGGCGGCGCCGCCAGGTCGGCAAGGACGAGATGCGCGCCCTCTGCGGCCAGGCGCTGCGCCACCGCCACACCGATGCCGCCCCGACGCCCGGCCCCGGTGACAATCGCGACTTTGTCTTGAAGGTTCATGGTTGTTTTCTTGTTCCCCCGCCTGTCCCCCGCTCATTGGGTGGCTAATCGGTGGCCCGGTAGACCAGGGAGCCGAACTCAAGCAGGCCGGGCGGCGCCATGTTGATCTCCGGGTCCACCATGACCTGGATGAGCGTGGGACGGTCGGCTGCCGCGGCGCGTGCCAGGGCCGGCTGCAAGCCATCGAGACTGGTCACCATCTCGCCATGACAGCCGAAGGCGGCGGCGATCTGGTCATAGCGGATGCCAGGAGACAGCTCGGTTTCTACGAACGCCGGCATTTGCGCCATCATCTGCGACGAACGCTCCATGCCCCAGCCTTCATCCACGGCCACGATGACGATGATCGGCGCGCCGTGACGCCGCGCCGTCTCCAGTTCCTGAATGTTGAAGCCGATGGCGCCATCGCCCGAAATCAGGTAGACTGGGCGTTCGGGCGCGGCCAGCTTGGCGCCGATGGCATAGGGCAACCCCGTGCCCAGGTGACCAAACTTGGCCGTGTAGAGATAGCTGCGCGGCCCGTAGATGGGATGATAGCTGGCGCACCACAGGCTGGTATTGCCGCCGTCCTGCACCATGATGCTGTCACGTGAGAAGAACTCGCGCACGGCCTTGACCATCTGCCCGGAGTTGATGCCCTGCCGACCCGGCCGTAGAGCCTGCGCCAACTGCGCCTGCAACTGCGCCGTGGCCCGGCCGTAGACGGCGAAACCGTCGTGCAACGGCCGCGGCGCGGTCTGGGCTTGTACCTGCACCAGCAGCGCGGCCAGCGCGGCCTGCGCATCGCCCACAATGCCCACATCCACCGGGCGGTTGAGGCCGATGGACGCGGGGTCCGCGTCCACGTGAATCAGGGTGGCGCCCTCAGCCTGGCCCCACAGCGGCGGCTTGCCCCAGGCATCCAGCTCGCCCAGCCGTGCGCCAACGACGAGCACCACATCGGCCTCGCCGCGCGCCGCGGCCAGGGCATCCTGGTTGAGGATGTGGATGTACTGCGGGTGATCTTCGGGGACGACGCCGCGTGCGGCCAGGGTGGTGGTCATGACCGCGCCCAGGTGTTCGCCCAGGGCGTTGAACGCCGGCGCGGCGCCGGCCCAGGTGACGCCGCTGCCCGCGTGCAGCAGCGGGCGCTTGGAACCGGCGAGCAGCGCAGCAGCTTTAGCCAGCAGCGCCGGGTCGCCTGGCCCCAGGCGGCCGACGCGATAGGTGTCTGGCGCGTAGATGGGGGCATCGGCATCATCACCGGTCCCGCGCAGCAGGTCTTCGGGGATTTCGATGTAGACCGGGCCGGGGCGACCGCTGGTGGCCATGCGATAGGCCTTGCGCAGCAGCTCCGGCAGGCGCCGCCAGTCGCGCAGCCCGGCCGCGAACTTGGTGACAGGGCGATAGAAATCCACCAGGTCGAGCACCTGGAAGGCGCCGCCGCGGTCGGGGTCAATGATGGTGCGCCGCCGCTGGCCGGTGATGGCAATCACGGGGCTGCCCTCGGCATAGGCGGTGGCGATGCCGGAAACCATGTTGGCCGCGCCAGGGCCGATGCCGCCGATGACGACGCCTGGCTCGCCCCGGATGCGCGCCCAGGCTTCGGCCATGTGCGCGGCGGCCGCTTCGTGACGAGCCGACACGAAGCGCATGTCATACGCTTGCAGTTTGGTGAGGAACGAATTGTGACTGCCATCGAGCAGTCCGAAGATCGTGCTGACTCCCTCGGCCTTGAGGCATTTCAGCAGTAATTCTCCACCGGTCATCTGAGTCATGAAAAACAAACCTCCATTTGGATTTTTTTGCCACGAATTTCACGAATTTTCACGAATTGTTTTTTGTGTCAATTGGTGGAATTCGTGGCAGAGAATGTGTGGGTTCTTTGCCACGAATTTTCACGAATTATTTTCGTGTCAATTGGTGGTGGCATAGGCGGCGGCGGTGGCGCGGCCGCGCTCTTCGTTGACGAAACGCAGCATGAACAGGCCGGCCGCCAGGAAGACGGCGATGGACAGAATGGCGATGCGCTGGCCCATCTGCTCGGCGCTGGTCACCGCGACGCCCTGGCGCTCATACCAGAGCGCGGCTTCGGCGGCCAGCCAGCCGTAGACGGCCGGGCCGATGAAGGATGAGGTGCGCCCGACAATGGAAAAGAAGCCGTAGAACTCGCCGCTCTGCGCCGGGGGCGTCAGCGCACCCACCATGGTGCGGCTGACAGACTGCACGCCGGCCATGGCGATGCCGGCAAAAGCGCCGATGATGAGGAAGCCGGTCTGGGTCTGGTTGAAGTACAGCCAGATGACGACCAGGATCATCATGCTGATGGACAGGGTCAGCGTGCGCTTGCAGCCGTAGCGGTCGGCCAGGATACCGAAGAAGTAGGCGCCGACCACGTTGGTCACCTGGACGATGATGACGAAGACGATGAGCATGGTTTGATTCATGCCGAAGAGGACCGCGCCGATGATGGCGGCAAAGTCGAGCGCCATGATGATGCCGTCATCGTACAGCAGCACCGCCAGCATGAACTTGAGAAACTCGCGGAACTGGCGTGCGGTGCGGATAGTGCTTTTCACCTGCTGCAAGGCCATGCTGAAGTAAGTCTCGCCCGCAGGGAGCTGCTGCGCCCGGCCGCGCTCGCGCAGCCACAGGAAGATGGGCACGGCGAAGACGGCAAAGAAAAGTCCGGTAATGACCAGCGACACCCGCACGATGAAGGCGCCCTTGATGAACACGATCAGGGGCAGGATGATGAGCAGAATCACGACGCCGCCCGCGGAGCCGATGGCCCAGCCGGTGCCGGAGACGCGGCCGATCTCGGCCGGCGCCGCGATCTCGGTCAGCAGGGCGTTGTAGAAGACCTGCGCACTGCGGTAGCCGATTTCGGCCAGGATGAAGAAGATCATGCCCATGACGATGTCGCCCTTCTGCACGAAGAAGAGCAGACTGGTGAACGCGCAGGTGATGGAGGTGAAAATGAGCAAGAAGCGTTTCTTGCTGGCGGAAAAATCAGCGATGGCGCCGAGGAAGGGGGAAAGAATGGCGACCACGATCATGGCGATGGAGATCGAGAGACCCCACAGCCGTGTTCCCTCGGCGCCGCCCACCACTTCGTTCTTGAAGTAGGCGGAGTAGACGGCCAGCAGAACCACGGCGGCGTACGACGAGTTGGCAAAGTCGTACAGGTACCAGGCCCAGCGTTCGCGGTTGGTGGACAATGGTTTCATCACAGCACTCATCAGCAAAGCTCCTTTCTACACGACTCAACACGACGACGGCTTGTTGCGCCCGCAGCCTGGCAGTTTACGCTTCCGCGGTGGAGGCTGCCAGCCCCTCGAATGCAACCTTGATTGAACGGGCCTGACGTTTGTCCAGGGCGGTGGCAAACGCCTGGCGATAGGCGGACAGGGGAAAACGATGCGTCAACAGGGGATCGGTGCGCAGATCACCGCTCTGCAGCCAGCGCAAGGCCAGGTCGAAGGTGGAGATCTCCTCGCCCTGCCAGGAGACGATGTCATGGCCCACCGCGCCCAGCAGATTGACTTCCTGGTACCAGACGGGGGTCAGGTCCACGTTCATGCGGTGCAGGTTGACGCCCACCAGGACCACGGTGCCACGCGCGCGCGTCCAGCGCAGGGCGTTGGTCAGCGTGGCGGGGATGCCGACGACATCGAAGATGATGTCGAAGCCGCCCAGCAGCATACGATTGCCAGCGCGACCGTGGTAGAGACGAGCGCCGGTGCGCGCGGCCGTCTCAGCATAGCCATCGGCCTGGGCCAGAAAAACATGATCGGCGCCGCACGCGCGCGCCAAATCGGCCTGCCAGGGGAACTCGGCCACCGCGCTGATGGCGGCGGCTGGCTGCACCGCGCGCAAGACCTGGATGAGCAGGAAGCCGATGGCGCCCACGCCGAGCACCAGCACCTGCTGGCCCGCCTGCGGCAGGCAGCGCCAGGCGGCGTGAATGGCGACGGCGGCCGGTTCGGTGAAGATGGCTTGCTCGTCGCGCACGGCCGGCGGCACAGGCACCAACGTGCTGGCGGGGGTGATGAAGGTGTCGCCAAACCCGCCG
The window above is part of the Candidatus Amarolinea dominans genome. Proteins encoded here:
- a CDS encoding DUF1670 domain-containing protein produces the protein MESEAIARLQTKEAGEAIIERIQRDFQLAPLVARTLLEQLRRYDEDYYPQRRENGQLTYLAVSKASPAGQKLTACQRVAVKLTLHSPDDLIALGTGVAALRQQRLLRLTEEAEAQGGLLSHEDLACLLCSSLATIKRDVHELRQQDLRVPTRGQVKDIGKGVSHKVQIVGDYLAGYTFSEIERRRHHSIGAIRRYCDDFVRIIRLQAQHLDRAAIRSATGLSERLIQEYLTLYQQCPAANDRLQILLGTPDAATATPAEIKRGRLIP
- a CDS encoding DUF1670 domain-containing protein, which gives rise to MHVRLHLVTDAEVALLSADQGVDQPPARRTFNQQRFVRWCQEAYDQGGVLTLLDLSLLSGLAESYAGQLLRQYEQEHAMTVPIRGTVHDIGPSVSHKAEVIRRYLRGQSPADIARELNHSQHAVDRYIKDYEVTRTLAQKFPLHEIPALAKHAASLVREHVQLIREYEPNLVFYSPEPAVAAQAAA
- a CDS encoding SDR family oxidoreductase, giving the protein MNLQDKVAIVTGAGRRGGIGVAVAQRLAAEGAHLVLADLAAPPSTLLHGGSGQWEEMLAVAQEIAALGVRCLPLRVDVTQAASVAEMITATMQTFGRIDILVNNAGATIGPAPVAQMAEEAWRRTLEINATGTFLCCKAALPAMIQGGRGGRIINMSSLAARRPRIYMSAYAASKAAIIALGESLAQEVASFGITVNAVLPGDIDTAFKQWGLQLEAQVTGRPYEDVVQAQVARIPVGRLGTAADVAHLVAWLASDEASFITGQAYNITGGRELT
- a CDS encoding thiamine pyrophosphate-binding protein — translated: MTQMTGGELLLKCLKAEGVSTIFGLLDGSHNSFLTKLQAYDMRFVSARHEAAAAHMAEAWARIRGEPGVVIGGIGPGAANMVSGIATAYAEGSPVIAITGQRRRTIIDPDRGGAFQVLDLVDFYRPVTKFAAGLRDWRRLPELLRKAYRMATSGRPGPVYIEIPEDLLRGTGDDADAPIYAPDTYRVGRLGPGDPALLAKAAALLAGSKRPLLHAGSGVTWAGAAPAFNALGEHLGAVMTTTLAARGVVPEDHPQYIHILNQDALAAARGEADVVLVVGARLGELDAWGKPPLWGQAEGATLIHVDADPASIGLNRPVDVGIVGDAQAALAALLVQVQAQTAPRPLHDGFAVYGRATAQLQAQLAQALRPGRQGINSGQMVKAVREFFSRDSIMVQDGGNTSLWCASYHPIYGPRSYLYTAKFGHLGTGLPYAIGAKLAAPERPVYLISGDGAIGFNIQELETARRHGAPIIVIVAVDEGWGMERSSQMMAQMPAFVETELSPGIRYDQIAAAFGCHGEMVTSLDGLQPALARAAAADRPTLIQVMVDPEINMAPPGLLEFGSLVYRATD
- a CDS encoding MFS transporter, whose amino-acid sequence is MKPLSTNRERWAWYLYDFANSSYAAVVLLAVYSAYFKNEVVGGAEGTRLWGLSISIAMIVVAILSPFLGAIADFSASKKRFLLIFTSITCAFTSLLFFVQKGDIVMGMIFFILAEIGYRSAQVFYNALLTEIAAPAEIGRVSGTGWAIGSAGGVVILLIILPLIVFIKGAFIVRVSLVITGLFFAVFAVPIFLWLRERGRAQQLPAGETYFSMALQQVKSTIRTARQFREFLKFMLAVLLYDDGIIMALDFAAIIGAVLFGMNQTMLIVFVIIVQVTNVVGAYFFGILADRYGCKRTLTLSISMMILVVIWLYFNQTQTGFLIIGAFAGIAMAGVQSVSRTMVGALTPPAQSGEFYGFFSIVGRTSSFIGPAVYGWLAAEAALWYERQGVAVTSAEQMGQRIAILSIAVFLAAGLFMLRFVNEERGRATAAAYATTN
- a CDS encoding alcohol dehydrogenase catalytic domain-containing protein — its product is MQTLVIDMDIPRIVLTQLLSRISPAAFFARSSPLRLLTLPDPPLPRPDWVRVRNRLCGICGSDLHQIFLDASLDVAPVALPSHRRIYLGHEMVGEVIEAGPAVTQFKPGDRVVRWGRADDCAARGLPDRCPACARGHRVLCERASEPREHHPIGGGFGDTFITPASTLVPVPPAVRDEQAIFTEPAAVAIHAAWRCLPQAGQQVLVLGVGAIGFLLIQVLRAVQPAAAISAVAEFPWQADLARACGADHVFLAQADGYAETAARTGARLYHGRAGNRMLLGGFDIIFDVVGIPATLTNALRWTRARGTVVLVGVNLHRMNVDLTPVWYQEVNLLGAVGHDIVSWQGEEISTFDLALRWLQSGDLRTDPLLTHRFPLSAYRQAFATALDKRQARSIKVAFEGLAASTAEA